The following are encoded in a window of Mannheimia varigena genomic DNA:
- a CDS encoding molybdopterin guanine dinucleotide-containing S/N-oxide reductase: MNTQFEKGKFVFLDKPDNTITTAAHWGALNVTVENGRVTKSEGSLAKNHQNELQDVVADQLYSSVRVKYPMVRKGYLEGNPDTTLRGRDEWVRISWNKAFDLVANDIQRIREQYGSEAIFGGSYGWYSCGYLHASRTLLQRYLNVTGGFINTRGDYSTGAVQVIMPHVLGNIEVYSQQTSWHTIVESTELLVIWSSNPLNTLRIAWTSADPEGIDYLAKLKASGKRIICIDPVKSETCQFLEAEWLPINTGTDVALMLGIAHTLISENLHDHDFLAKYTVGFETFSDYVLGKTDNQPKTAEWASQICGISTDTIQALAHAFVANRTMLMSGWGLQRLQHGEQSHWALVTLAAMLGQIGLPGGGFGLNYRYSTDGLDLNSGVRMGMINAGKPNPAMPFFPVARIADALLKPNQPFEYNGQMLHYPNIKLVYWAGGNPFAHHPDTNYLVKAWQQPETVIVNECFWTPTARMADIVLPATTSYERNDVTVSGDYVVKNIIPMKQVVPPQFEAKNDYDIFAELAKRAGKEAEFTENKSEMDWLKEFYQIGFEAGQKAGTPLPTFEEFWAKNSVLAFKAEGENGNNFVRYQGYRADPITHKLATPSGKIEIFSETVAKMGYDDCKGHPTWFEHQEYSGKTTVAEPLALVTPHIKYRLHSQLAYSSLRQYYEVNGREPLLIHTQDAAERSITSGDIVRIFNKRGQVLAGAVVTEGIIQGTVALYEGGWYDPQDLGSDSPLCKNGNPNVLTRNEGSSKLGQGNAPNTTTVQVEKFEGEAPKVTVFEEPVFSRC; this comes from the coding sequence ATGAATACACAATTTGAGAAAGGGAAGTTTGTTTTCCTTGATAAACCTGACAATACGATTACCACCGCAGCCCACTGGGGAGCGTTGAATGTGACGGTGGAAAACGGCAGAGTAACAAAATCGGAGGGCAGTTTAGCGAAAAATCATCAAAACGAACTGCAAGATGTGGTGGCGGATCAGCTTTATAGCTCGGTTCGAGTGAAGTATCCGATGGTGCGTAAAGGCTACTTAGAGGGCAACCCTGACACCACCTTGCGTGGGCGTGATGAGTGGGTGCGAATCTCTTGGAACAAAGCCTTTGATTTGGTTGCAAACGACATTCAGCGAATACGTGAGCAATATGGCAGCGAGGCGATTTTCGGTGGCTCTTACGGCTGGTATAGTTGTGGCTATCTGCACGCTTCTCGCACGCTTTTGCAACGCTATTTGAACGTGACCGGCGGTTTTATCAACACAAGAGGCGATTATTCCACCGGTGCGGTGCAGGTGATTATGCCGCACGTTTTGGGCAATATTGAGGTTTACTCCCAGCAAACCAGTTGGCACACCATTGTGGAAAGTACCGAATTGTTGGTGATTTGGTCATCTAATCCGCTCAATACGCTTCGTATTGCGTGGACTTCCGCCGACCCGGAAGGTATTGATTACCTCGCCAAGCTCAAAGCCAGCGGTAAACGCATTATCTGCATTGACCCGGTGAAGAGCGAAACCTGCCAATTTTTGGAAGCAGAGTGGTTGCCGATTAACACTGGCACGGACGTTGCCTTGATGTTGGGGATTGCCCATACATTAATTAGCGAAAACCTGCACGATCACGACTTTTTAGCGAAATATACTGTCGGTTTCGAGACATTTAGCGACTATGTGCTTGGTAAAACCGACAACCAGCCAAAAACGGCTGAATGGGCGAGCCAAATTTGCGGCATTTCAACAGACACAATCCAAGCATTAGCCCACGCTTTTGTGGCAAACCGCACAATGTTAATGTCAGGCTGGGGCTTGCAACGTTTACAACACGGTGAGCAGAGCCATTGGGCATTAGTGACGTTGGCCGCAATGCTTGGGCAAATCGGCTTACCGGGCGGTGGCTTTGGGCTGAATTATCGCTATTCCACGGACGGCTTAGATCTCAATTCAGGCGTGCGAATGGGGATGATCAACGCTGGTAAACCAAACCCCGCAATGCCGTTTTTTCCGGTAGCTCGCATTGCCGATGCCTTGCTCAAGCCAAATCAGCCGTTTGAATACAACGGACAGATGTTGCATTACCCGAACATAAAATTAGTCTATTGGGCGGGCGGTAATCCATTCGCCCACCACCCAGATACCAACTATTTAGTTAAAGCATGGCAGCAGCCTGAAACCGTAATCGTAAACGAATGTTTTTGGACGCCAACCGCCCGAATGGCGGATATTGTGTTGCCTGCGACCACAAGTTACGAACGTAACGATGTCACGGTTTCTGGCGATTATGTGGTGAAAAATATCATTCCGATGAAGCAAGTTGTGCCACCGCAATTTGAAGCGAAAAATGATTACGATATTTTTGCAGAACTGGCAAAACGAGCAGGCAAAGAAGCCGAATTTACCGAAAACAAAAGCGAAATGGATTGGTTGAAAGAGTTCTACCAAATCGGCTTTGAGGCAGGGCAGAAAGCCGGCACTCCATTACCGACTTTTGAGGAGTTTTGGGCGAAAAATAGCGTATTAGCCTTTAAAGCAGAAGGGGAGAACGGCAACAACTTCGTGCGTTATCAAGGCTACCGAGCAGACCCAATCACCCACAAACTGGCTACGCCATCGGGCAAAATCGAGATTTTCTCCGAAACCGTAGCGAAAATGGGTTATGACGACTGCAAAGGCCACCCAACGTGGTTCGAGCATCAGGAATATTCAGGCAAAACCACGGTAGCCGAACCTCTGGCGTTAGTCACTCCGCACATTAAATATCGTTTGCATAGCCAGCTTGCGTACTCTTCGCTTCGCCAATATTACGAGGTCAATGGCAGAGAACCGCTGCTTATTCACACCCAAGATGCCGCTGAACGTAGCATTACAAGCGGTGATATTGTGCGAATTTTTAACAAACGAGGGCAAGTGCTGGCAGGAGCAGTGGTAACAGAGGGTATTATTCAAGGCACGGTCGCCCTTTACGAAGGCGGTTGGTATGACCCACAAGATCTCGGTTCAGACTCACCGCTGTGCAAAAACGGCAACCCGAATGTGCTGACGAGAAACGAAGGTTCTTCCAAACTTGGACAAGGCAACGCCCCAAATACCACTACTGTACAAGTTGAAAAATTTGAGGGAGAAGCTCCTAAAGTGACGGTGTTTGAAGAGCCCGTATTTAGTAGGTGTTAA
- the acnB gene encoding bifunctional aconitate hydratase 2/2-methylisocitrate dehydratase, with amino-acid sequence MADFLQSYQQHVDERAAQGVAPQPLNAEQTAQLVELLKNPAPEQAVFLLELFENRIPAGVDEAAYVKAAFLADLAKGSSSSPVISAAHAVKLLGTMQGGYNIEPLLEALDNPELAPIAVDALSKTLLMFDNFHDVKERADNGNAFAKQVLESWANAEWFISRPKLAEKITVTVFKVTGETNTDDLSPAQDAWSRPDIPLHALAMLKNEREGISPDQNGHIGPIKQLEALKEKGFPLAYVGDVVGTGSSRKSATNSVLWFMGEDIPYIPNKRAGGIVLGGKIAPIFFNTLEDAGSLPIEVDVTNLNMGDVIDIYPYQGKICKHNSDEVLAEFSLKTDVLLDEVRAGGRIPLIIGRGLTHKARVALGLPESDVFVKPVSVSESDKGYTLAQKMVGHACGVEGVRPGQYCEPIMTSVGSQDTTGPMTRDELKDLACLGFSADLVMQSFCHTAAYPKPIDVVTHHTLPDFIMNRGGISLRPGDGVIHSWLNRMLLPDTVGTGGDSHTRFPIGISFPAGSGLVAFAAATGVMPLDMPESVLVRFSGTMQPGITLRDLVHAIPYYAIQQGLLTVEKKGKKNIFSGRILEIEGLENLKIEQAFELSDASAERSAAACTIKLNKEPIIEYLNSNITLLKWMIAEGYGDKRTLERRISGMQAWLDNPQLLEADANAEYAAVIDINLDEIKEPILCAPNDPDDARLLSEVQGDKIDEVFIGSCMTNIGHFRAAGKLLSQAKGEIPTKLWIAPPTKMDAGLLTEEGYYGIYGKSGARVEMPGCSLCMGNQARVANNATVVSTSTRNFPNRLGQGANVYLASAELAAVSALLGKLPTPAEYLEYANNLQANKDDIYRYMNFDQINSYVKKADNVIVQTAV; translated from the coding sequence ATGGCTGACTTTCTACAATCCTATCAACAACACGTTGATGAGCGTGCGGCACAAGGTGTCGCACCGCAACCGTTAAACGCAGAGCAGACCGCTCAACTGGTTGAATTATTAAAAAATCCGGCACCTGAACAAGCGGTCTTTTTATTGGAACTTTTTGAAAATCGTATTCCTGCAGGGGTAGATGAAGCGGCTTATGTAAAAGCGGCATTTCTTGCGGATCTCGCCAAAGGCAGCAGTTCATCACCGGTTATTTCAGCTGCTCACGCTGTGAAATTATTAGGCACAATGCAAGGCGGTTATAATATTGAACCGCTACTTGAAGCGTTAGATAACCCAGAGCTTGCCCCGATTGCGGTGGATGCCTTATCCAAAACTCTGTTAATGTTTGATAATTTCCACGATGTGAAAGAGCGGGCAGACAACGGAAACGCCTTTGCTAAACAGGTGTTGGAATCGTGGGCGAATGCCGAGTGGTTTATTTCTCGCCCGAAATTAGCGGAAAAAATTACGGTTACCGTATTTAAAGTGACCGGTGAAACTAACACAGATGACCTTTCTCCAGCCCAAGATGCTTGGTCTCGCCCAGACATTCCACTCCACGCCCTCGCAATGCTCAAAAATGAGCGTGAAGGCATCTCCCCAGACCAAAACGGTCATATTGGCCCGATTAAACAGCTTGAAGCATTAAAAGAAAAAGGTTTCCCATTAGCTTATGTGGGTGATGTAGTCGGCACTGGCTCGTCTCGAAAATCGGCAACCAACTCCGTGCTTTGGTTTATGGGCGAAGATATTCCATACATTCCAAACAAACGTGCTGGCGGTATTGTGTTAGGCGGAAAAATCGCACCGATTTTCTTCAACACCCTTGAAGATGCGGGTTCTTTGCCAATTGAAGTGGATGTGACCAACCTCAATATGGGCGATGTGATCGATATTTACCCATATCAAGGCAAAATTTGTAAGCACAATTCTGACGAAGTATTAGCGGAATTTAGCTTGAAAACCGATGTATTACTTGATGAAGTGCGAGCAGGCGGCCGTATTCCATTGATTATCGGGCGTGGTTTAACCCACAAAGCAAGAGTTGCACTAGGCTTGCCTGAAAGCGATGTATTTGTGAAACCGGTTTCCGTATCAGAAAGCGACAAAGGCTACACCTTGGCTCAAAAAATGGTAGGGCATGCGTGCGGCGTTGAGGGGGTTCGTCCGGGGCAATATTGCGAACCGATTATGACCTCTGTCGGCTCACAAGACACCACCGGCCCGATGACCCGTGATGAATTGAAAGATCTTGCCTGCTTGGGCTTCTCGGCAGATTTAGTCATGCAATCTTTCTGTCACACGGCGGCGTATCCAAAACCGATTGACGTTGTGACTCACCACACCTTGCCGGATTTCATTATGAACCGTGGCGGTATTTCGCTTCGTCCGGGCGATGGCGTAATCCACTCGTGGTTAAACCGTATGCTATTACCTGATACCGTTGGAACCGGTGGCGATTCCCACACTCGCTTCCCAATTGGTATTTCATTCCCGGCAGGTTCCGGCTTGGTTGCCTTTGCTGCGGCAACGGGCGTAATGCCGCTGGATATGCCGGAATCGGTGCTGGTTCGCTTCTCAGGTACAATGCAACCGGGCATTACCTTGCGTGATTTAGTCCACGCTATTCCTTATTATGCCATCCAACAAGGCTTATTAACCGTTGAGAAAAAAGGCAAGAAAAACATTTTCTCAGGGCGTATTTTAGAGATTGAAGGCTTAGAAAATCTCAAAATTGAACAAGCCTTTGAGCTTTCCGATGCCTCAGCTGAACGTTCTGCAGCGGCGTGTACGATTAAACTTAACAAAGAGCCGATTATTGAATACCTCAACTCAAACATTACCTTGTTGAAATGGATGATTGCAGAGGGCTATGGCGACAAACGTACTCTTGAACGCCGCATTAGCGGAATGCAAGCGTGGTTGGATAATCCACAATTGTTGGAAGCCGATGCAAATGCAGAATATGCAGCGGTGATCGACATCAATTTAGACGAGATCAAAGAGCCGATTTTATGTGCTCCGAACGACCCTGACGATGCCCGCTTACTTTCTGAAGTGCAAGGCGATAAAATCGATGAAGTCTTTATCGGTTCTTGTATGACCAACATCGGACATTTCCGTGCGGCAGGGAAATTATTAAGCCAAGCAAAAGGGGAGATTCCAACCAAATTATGGATTGCCCCACCAACCAAAATGGACGCAGGTTTGCTCACTGAAGAGGGCTACTACGGCATTTACGGCAAGAGCGGTGCAAGGGTAGAAATGCCGGGCTGCTCACTCTGTATGGGCAACCAAGCCCGAGTTGCAAACAACGCAACGGTGGTTTCAACTTCAACCCGAAACTTCCCGAACCGTTTAGGACAAGGGGCAAACGTCTATTTGGCTTCAGCCGAGTTAGCGGCAGTTTCTGCATTACTAGGCAAACTCCCAACACCGGCAGAATACCTCGAATATGCGAATAACCTGCAAGCTAACAAAGATGACATCTACCGCTATATGAACTTTGACCAAATCAACAGTTATGTGAAAAAAGCGGACAATGTGATTGTACAAACTGCGGTATAA
- the icd gene encoding NADP-dependent isocitrate dehydrogenase: protein MPTQVQIPQGETIQLNQDGSLQVPDNPIIPFIEGDGIGIDVTPAMKAVLDAAVEKAYQGKRKISWMEIYAGEKANKLYGENTWLPDETMELIREYHVAIKGPLMTPVGGGIRSLNVAMRQGLDLYNCLRPIRYYDGTPSPVKHPELIDMVIFRENSEDIYAGVEWKAGSPEAEKVIQFLQQEMGVKKIRFTEDCGIGIKPVSKEGTQRLVRAALQYVIDNNRKSLTLVHKGNIMKFTEGAFKEWGYQVAQEFGAELIDNGPWMRLKHPKTGEEIIIKDSIADAFLQEILLHPAEYDVIATLNLNGDYISDALAAQVGGIGISPGANIGLEAAIFEATHGTAPKIAGQNKGNPGSLILSGEMMLRHLGWTEAADLVVNAVSKTIANKTVTFDFAEMLEGATLRSTSEFAQDIIANM from the coding sequence ATGCCTACACAAGTCCAAATTCCACAAGGCGAAACCATTCAACTGAACCAAGACGGTTCTTTGCAAGTTCCTGATAATCCTATTATTCCTTTTATTGAAGGCGACGGCATTGGCATTGATGTTACCCCTGCAATGAAAGCTGTGTTAGATGCTGCGGTTGAAAAAGCCTATCAAGGCAAGCGTAAAATTTCATGGATGGAGATTTATGCAGGGGAAAAAGCAAACAAACTTTATGGCGAAAATACCTGGTTACCTGATGAAACAATGGAGTTGATCCGTGAATATCATGTCGCCATCAAAGGCCCACTAATGACCCCGGTTGGCGGTGGTATTCGTTCATTAAATGTGGCAATGCGTCAAGGTTTAGATTTATACAACTGCTTACGCCCAATTCGTTATTATGACGGCACGCCAAGCCCGGTGAAGCATCCAGAACTGATCGACATGGTGATTTTCCGTGAAAACTCGGAAGATATTTACGCTGGTGTTGAATGGAAAGCCGGTTCGCCTGAAGCTGAAAAAGTGATTCAATTCTTACAACAAGAAATGGGCGTGAAGAAAATCCGCTTTACCGAAGATTGTGGTATCGGCATCAAACCTGTTTCGAAAGAAGGCACGCAGCGTTTAGTGCGTGCAGCGTTGCAATATGTAATTGATAATAACCGTAAATCGCTCACCCTTGTGCATAAAGGTAACATTATGAAATTTACCGAAGGGGCATTTAAAGAGTGGGGTTATCAAGTGGCTCAAGAGTTTGGGGCAGAACTGATTGATAACGGCCCTTGGATGCGGTTAAAACACCCGAAAACAGGCGAAGAGATCATTATTAAAGATTCTATCGCAGACGCATTTTTACAAGAAATTTTATTACACCCGGCCGAATATGATGTGATTGCTACACTCAACTTAAACGGCGACTACATTTCAGACGCCTTAGCAGCACAAGTTGGCGGCATTGGGATTTCACCGGGGGCAAATATTGGTTTGGAAGCGGCAATTTTTGAGGCAACACACGGTACGGCTCCAAAAATCGCAGGTCAAAACAAAGGCAATCCGGGTTCTTTAATTTTAAGTGGGGAAATGATGTTACGTCATTTAGGTTGGACTGAAGCGGCAGACTTAGTGGTGAATGCGGTTTCCAAAACCATCGCTAACAAAACCGTCACCTTTGACTTTGCGGAAATGCTGGAGGGGGCCACCTTACGCTCAACTTCAGAATTTGCTCAAGACATTATTGCCAATATGTAA
- a CDS encoding citrate synthase, with product MSTATLTLETGEKIELEMKKGSLGYQNVDIQPFLKHRLFAYDPGLVSTAVCESNITYVDGDEGVLLYRGYPIDQLVKHSDYLEVGYMLLFGERPTKEEYKDFVQLIKKHTLVHEQLTKFFSGFRRDSHPMAVMCGVSGALAAFYHDSIDVNNQAHRELTAVRLLAKIPTLAAMCYKYSIGQPFMFPQNHLSYAGNFLYMMFATPCEPYEVNPVLERALDRIFILHADHEQNASTSTVRTAASSGANPFACIAAGIASLWGPAHGGANEACINMLEEIGTVDRIPEFIARAKDKNDPFRLMGFGHRVYKNYDPRAKVMRETCHEVLKELNIDNPLFEVALELERIALSDPYFIEHKLYPNVDFYSGIVLKAIGIPTSMFTVMFALARTVGWIAHWKEMYLQGNIKIVRPRQIYTGETKRDFEAMDKS from the coding sequence ATGTCAACAGCAACATTAACATTAGAGACTGGTGAAAAAATTGAACTCGAGATGAAAAAAGGATCGCTGGGATATCAAAACGTTGATATTCAGCCTTTTTTAAAGCATAGACTATTTGCTTACGATCCTGGTTTAGTTTCAACTGCCGTTTGTGAATCAAATATTACCTATGTAGATGGCGATGAAGGGGTTTTACTTTATCGAGGCTACCCGATTGACCAACTGGTAAAACATTCTGACTATTTAGAAGTAGGTTATATGCTCTTATTTGGCGAGCGTCCAACTAAAGAAGAATATAAAGACTTTGTTCAACTTATCAAAAAACATACTCTGGTACACGAGCAGCTTACCAAATTCTTCTCAGGTTTCCGTCGAGATTCTCACCCAATGGCCGTCATGTGCGGGGTAAGTGGTGCATTAGCCGCCTTCTACCACGACTCTATCGATGTTAATAATCAAGCCCACCGTGAACTCACCGCAGTTCGTCTGTTAGCTAAAATCCCAACCCTTGCTGCGATGTGTTATAAATATTCCATCGGTCAGCCGTTTATGTTCCCACAAAACCACTTATCTTATGCAGGCAACTTCTTATATATGATGTTTGCAACCCCTTGTGAACCTTATGAAGTAAATCCTGTATTAGAACGTGCGTTAGACCGAATTTTCATTTTACATGCTGACCACGAACAAAATGCATCTACCTCTACAGTGCGTACCGCTGCATCTTCCGGTGCAAACCCGTTTGCTTGTATTGCAGCCGGTATCGCTTCACTTTGGGGACCTGCACACGGTGGGGCGAATGAAGCCTGTATCAATATGTTAGAAGAAATTGGTACAGTTGATCGTATTCCTGAATTTATTGCCCGTGCGAAAGATAAAAACGATCCATTCCGTTTAATGGGCTTTGGGCATCGCGTATATAAAAACTACGACCCGCGTGCGAAAGTGATGCGTGAAACCTGCCACGAAGTATTGAAAGAACTCAATATTGATAATCCATTGTTTGAAGTGGCATTGGAGTTAGAGCGTATTGCGTTAAGTGATCCGTACTTTATCGAACATAAACTTTATCCGAATGTGGACTTCTACTCCGGTATCGTACTCAAAGCAATCGGTATTCCAACCTCAATGTTTACCGTAATGTTTGCGTTGGCAAGAACCGTTGGTTGGATTGCTCACTGGAAAGAGATGTATCTACAAGGCAATATCAAGATTGTCCGCCCTCGCCAAATCTATACAGGCGAAACCAAACGTGATTTTGAAGCAATGGATAAATCATAA
- a CDS encoding DEAD/DEAH box helicase family protein → MKLKNYQNEALNRVSHYFSACLQSDAKTAFSQIQPEYSYKIPSEHNNLRDVPYVCVRIPTGGGKTLLASHSIARIAKQYLDCDFPVTLWLVPSRTIKTQTAEALKNPQHPYRAALDKTFNREVIVIESEDFDLLRPQDFGNKAIVIVSTIQNFRVENQDGRKIYAFNEKLTAHFERLPIHIQTNLEKISITDLQENGLTAKQAGKIKCSFANLLRAYQPLVIVDEAHNARTSLSFDVLSQLSPAAILEFTATPNTDRKTGSNVLYHVSASHLKAEEMIKLPIVLTEHHNWQQAIDGAVINRGALAQKAQYESDYVRPLVLFQAEPKNGKMGFEALEVAEMLRIPQQENWISENEGDLFYTPTTVLALTQLPIMTDLSEAERSQLKITEQEGSILVQVKGNLSEKLEKALIQTATGKKKEQIEQQLQIHQNRVEILASPAEKGEIFKVIPQLCMNIQGELDLADSQVLLDYQSWNLLDYPAKLDGFRLQENSQSFEIDVEDKRVSYHFNQQQLSFSDDWLELTEQDFIRWLDKQVRLTDIPQPIMLRFLQLLISDLLKNVEITLTQLVQHKFALARAISDLINRYRALAQKNCYQQTLFGDNEEVEICLNEQYQFSFTPEKLAPQPPFYVGRYKFNKHYFAQIEDLKASGEEFDCAVAIDSLPQVKYWVRNPVKRGFSLPLAHQNFYPDFIVELIDGRILIVEYKGEQLKSNEDSKEKALIGNLWEKLSQRKGLFIMAVKSDENGQDVRTQLLNKLA, encoded by the coding sequence ATGAAATTAAAAAATTACCAAAATGAGGCATTAAACCGTGTCAGCCACTATTTTTCGGCTTGCTTGCAATCTGATGCAAAAACTGCTTTTAGCCAAATCCAACCTGAATATAGTTATAAAATCCCAAGTGAGCACAATAATTTGCGTGATGTACCTTATGTTTGTGTACGAATTCCAACGGGTGGCGGTAAAACATTGTTAGCCTCGCATAGTATTGCCCGTATTGCAAAGCAGTATTTGGATTGCGATTTTCCTGTTACTTTGTGGCTAGTGCCTTCTCGCACCATTAAAACCCAAACTGCAGAAGCGTTGAAAAATCCGCAACACCCTTACCGTGCGGCACTTGATAAAACCTTTAACCGAGAAGTTATTGTTATTGAGTCTGAAGATTTTGATTTACTTCGCCCACAAGATTTTGGCAATAAGGCGATTGTAATCGTTTCTACTATTCAAAACTTTCGAGTAGAAAATCAAGATGGGCGAAAAATTTATGCCTTTAATGAAAAATTAACGGCTCATTTTGAGCGTTTACCAATCCATATTCAGACAAATTTAGAAAAAATTTCAATAACAGATCTACAAGAAAACGGTTTAACTGCCAAACAAGCGGGCAAAATTAAGTGTTCTTTTGCAAATTTGTTGCGAGCTTATCAACCTTTAGTCATTGTTGATGAAGCTCATAACGCTCGGACTTCGCTCTCTTTTGATGTGTTATCTCAACTTTCCCCGGCGGCTATTTTAGAATTTACTGCTACACCAAACACGGATAGAAAAACAGGGAGTAATGTGTTGTATCACGTTTCGGCAAGTCATCTAAAAGCAGAAGAGATGATCAAATTACCGATTGTGCTGACCGAACATCACAACTGGCAACAAGCAATAGATGGAGCAGTAATTAACAGAGGGGCATTAGCACAAAAAGCACAGTATGAGAGCGATTATGTTCGTCCGCTCGTGTTATTTCAAGCTGAGCCGAAAAACGGCAAAATGGGGTTTGAAGCATTAGAAGTAGCTGAAATGCTGCGGATTCCGCAACAAGAAAATTGGATTAGTGAAAATGAAGGGGATTTATTCTATACACCGACAACGGTTTTAGCATTAACGCAACTTCCTATAATGACGGATTTAAGTGAAGCAGAACGATCTCAACTCAAAATTACCGAGCAAGAAGGTAGCATTTTAGTGCAAGTAAAAGGTAATTTAAGTGAAAAGTTAGAAAAAGCGTTGATCCAAACTGCAACCGGTAAGAAAAAAGAACAAATTGAGCAACAATTACAAATTCACCAAAATAGAGTTGAAATATTGGCTTCTCCTGCCGAAAAAGGTGAAATATTTAAAGTAATACCTCAACTTTGTATGAATATTCAAGGCGAGTTAGATTTAGCTGATTCACAAGTTCTATTAGATTACCAAAGTTGGAATTTATTGGATTACCCAGCTAAACTTGATGGTTTTAGATTACAAGAGAATAGCCAAAGTTTTGAAATTGATGTGGAAGATAAACGGGTTTCTTACCATTTTAATCAACAACAACTTAGTTTTTCTGATGATTGGCTGGAACTAACCGAGCAAGATTTTATCCGTTGGTTGGATAAACAAGTGCGTTTAACTGATATTCCTCAACCTATAATGTTAAGATTTTTGCAATTATTGATTTCAGATTTACTGAAAAATGTAGAAATCACTTTAACTCAGTTAGTTCAACATAAATTTGCACTGGCTCGTGCGATTTCCGATTTGATTAATCGTTATCGGGCATTAGCTCAAAAAAATTGCTATCAACAAACGCTATTTGGTGATAATGAAGAAGTAGAAATCTGCTTAAATGAGCAGTATCAATTTAGTTTTACACCAGAAAAACTAGCACCACAACCGCCTTTTTATGTAGGACGTTACAAATTCAACAAACACTATTTTGCTCAAATTGAAGATTTGAAAGCAAGCGGGGAAGAATTTGATTGTGCTGTTGCAATTGACTCGTTGCCTCAAGTGAAATATTGGGTAAGAAATCCAGTAAAAAGAGGGTTTTCTTTACCATTAGCTCATCAGAATTTTTATCCTGATTTTATTGTAGAGCTTATTGATGGTCGAATTTTAATTGTGGAATATAAAGGGGAACAATTAAAAAGTAATGAAGATTCTAAAGAAAAAGCCTTAATTGGCAATCTTTGGGAGAAATTAAGTCAAAGAAAAGGCTTATTTATTATGGCTGTAAAAAGCGATGAAAATGGTCAAGATGTTAGAACACAGCTGCTAAATAAATTAGCCTGA